One Vibrio tapetis subsp. tapetis DNA segment encodes these proteins:
- a CDS encoding TetR/AcrR family transcriptional regulator translates to MRKNTKFDREQVVDKAKDLYWEKGFHATSMRNLQDVIDMRPGSIYATFGSKEGLFKEALARYTELGIAQLAQCRAESATPIEALTVFVKHLVLKTQRDAPNGMCMLAKTVAELTDDHADLLAEAKRSLKTMEAEFAKLIVEAQEMGEVSKEKSAEQLARHVQVQISGLRIYAKANDGDAPLEQMVEEVFSHYPF, encoded by the coding sequence ATGAGAAAAAACACTAAATTCGATCGCGAGCAAGTCGTTGATAAAGCGAAAGATCTGTACTGGGAAAAAGGCTTTCATGCGACATCTATGCGTAACTTGCAAGATGTGATTGATATGCGCCCGGGTAGCATCTACGCGACATTTGGCAGTAAAGAAGGGCTTTTTAAAGAAGCACTAGCCCGTTATACCGAACTGGGTATTGCTCAATTGGCACAATGCCGAGCAGAAAGTGCAACGCCGATTGAAGCGTTAACTGTGTTTGTAAAGCATCTGGTTTTGAAAACACAACGTGATGCGCCTAATGGCATGTGTATGTTGGCAAAAACCGTTGCGGAGCTTACCGACGATCACGCTGATTTATTGGCGGAAGCAAAGCGTTCTCTGAAAACAATGGAAGCTGAATTCGCCAAATTGATTGTGGAAGCGCAAGAAATGGGCGAAGTAAGTAAAGAGAAAAGTGCCGAGCAGTTAGCGCGCCATGTTCAGGTGCAAATTTCAGGTCTGCGTATTTACGCAAAAGCCAATGATGGTGATGCCCCATTAGAACAAATGGTGGAAGAGGTATTTAGCCACTACCCATTCTAA
- a CDS encoding carboxymuconolactone decarboxylase family protein, with protein sequence MSKFEIHTLESAPEASKSAVQASINANGRLPGLHAIMSEAPGLLEGYQVLHKLFTESSFDAEELTVVWQTINVEHECGYCVPAHTGIAHMMKVNPALTEALRNREAMPTAKLQALHDTTLAMVRNRGNLTEVELDKFYSVGYGQRQVLEIVLGLAQKVMSNYTNHLAETPVDKVFEKFAWEK encoded by the coding sequence ATGAGTAAGTTTGAAATTCACACATTAGAATCAGCACCGGAAGCAAGTAAATCAGCGGTACAAGCCTCAATTAATGCGAATGGTCGTCTGCCGGGTTTACACGCGATAATGTCAGAAGCGCCGGGGCTGTTAGAGGGCTATCAAGTTCTGCATAAACTCTTTACTGAGTCTTCATTTGATGCAGAAGAACTCACCGTCGTTTGGCAAACGATTAATGTCGAGCACGAGTGTGGTTATTGTGTACCAGCCCACACTGGCATCGCACATATGATGAAAGTTAATCCAGCATTGACTGAAGCGCTACGCAACCGTGAAGCCATGCCAACGGCTAAGCTTCAAGCACTGCACGACACAACCCTTGCGATGGTTCGCAACCGCGGTAACCTGACAGAAGTGGAACTAGACAAGTTTTATTCCGTCGGTTACGGCCAACGTCAGGTGTTAGAAATTGTCTTGGGCTTGGCACAAAAAGTGATGAGTAACTACACCAACCATCTTGCAGAAACGCCGGTAGACAAAGTATTTGAAAAGTTTGCTTGGGAAAAATAA
- a CDS encoding alpha/beta hydrolase has protein sequence MKRTLLVVGIMSSFSAFAADFYVPETISNEGQTFLKENFTQAAKDASIIPSGLDDDGWKALQKSSDEQVQPLNDAAVAMYQPNIEKAVMAGIPVLDIRPKDWKDNGKVLVYIHGGAYVAYHPESTLASSVPVAADTGLRVISVDYTLAPFAQYQTITDQVIAVMEALVAQGYSMSDIAMYGDSAGGGLVAGSVLKMRDLKLDLPAAIVLWSPWADITETGDSYQTLKEAEPLYRYELLLKPSADAYAPIADQKHPYVSPVYGDYSKPFPPVLIQGGTKELLLSGMVRLYQAIDTQGGEAKLDLYEGMWHVFQAYSFHIPEAVAARKKMGHFLTAHL, from the coding sequence ATGAAAAGAACACTTTTAGTGGTAGGTATAATGAGTTCATTTAGTGCATTTGCAGCTGACTTTTATGTTCCTGAAACGATATCAAATGAAGGTCAGACATTTCTAAAAGAGAATTTCACCCAAGCTGCGAAAGATGCTTCCATCATTCCTTCCGGATTAGATGACGATGGTTGGAAAGCCCTACAGAAATCGAGCGATGAACAAGTTCAGCCACTTAATGATGCCGCTGTTGCTATGTATCAGCCGAACATAGAGAAAGCGGTAATGGCGGGCATTCCAGTATTGGATATTCGCCCAAAGGATTGGAAAGACAACGGTAAAGTACTGGTTTACATCCACGGCGGGGCTTATGTCGCCTATCACCCAGAATCTACGTTGGCCAGTAGCGTACCTGTCGCGGCCGATACCGGACTACGAGTCATTTCTGTCGACTATACTCTGGCACCTTTTGCTCAGTACCAAACCATTACGGATCAAGTGATTGCCGTAATGGAGGCACTGGTTGCTCAAGGTTACAGCATGTCAGACATCGCAATGTATGGAGATTCGGCTGGTGGTGGTTTGGTTGCAGGCTCTGTTCTGAAAATGCGAGATTTGAAGCTAGATTTACCTGCCGCCATCGTTCTATGGTCGCCTTGGGCTGATATCACCGAAACAGGAGACAGTTACCAAACACTTAAGGAAGCTGAACCACTTTATCGCTACGAATTGCTGCTCAAGCCATCTGCCGATGCTTATGCACCCATCGCTGATCAGAAACATCCCTATGTTTCTCCGGTTTACGGCGATTACAGCAAACCCTTTCCTCCAGTACTCATTCAGGGGGGCACAAAAGAGCTATTGCTAAGCGGAATGGTGCGACTTTACCAAGCAATTGATACTCAAGGAGGAGAAGCCAAACTGGACCTTTATGAAGGGATGTGGCACGTATTTCAGGCCTACTCATTTCACATTCCTGAAGCGGTAGCTGCGCGCAAGAAAATGGGACACTTCCTGACTGCCCATTTATGA
- a CDS encoding phasin family protein, with product MSSQETFKAFTSQVESVVNPFYSFNQLVSKNIETLSKIQLESVQAYSSLGNETLQSLANIKQPQDLASHSTKQMEVMSKFSQQLLEDGQKLSQLGQDFKTAADELAASSIPATKSA from the coding sequence ATGTCTAGTCAGGAAACCTTCAAAGCCTTTACGTCACAAGTCGAATCTGTCGTTAACCCTTTTTACAGCTTCAACCAACTGGTTAGTAAAAACATAGAAACACTTTCAAAGATCCAACTGGAAAGTGTTCAAGCGTACAGCTCGCTAGGAAATGAAACACTACAAAGCCTAGCAAACATCAAGCAACCTCAAGATCTTGCTTCACACAGCACGAAGCAAATGGAAGTCATGAGTAAATTTAGCCAACAACTGCTTGAAGATGGCCAAAAGTTATCTCAACTTGGTCAAGACTTCAAAACGGCTGCAGACGAGCTTGCTGCGTCTTCGATTCCTGCGACAAAAAGCGCATAA
- the phaC gene encoding class I poly(R)-hydroxyalkanoic acid synthase — protein sequence MENKSPFQDAVDNAMQFGQAWMDSFGQPTQSRLVQTQAEDWAQWMRSSLEHPANPIEQQMNWWGQQVNLFNDCIMNSLPTEKETDRRFKDPAWNEQALYKYIKESYKLACNNIQTSLENTEGLDDETRQRLSFFTRQYLNAMSPSNFVATNPEIMKLTIESKGQNLIKGLEQFQRDLEQSADTLNIRMTDKNAFTIGDNIAATPGKVVFKNDLFELIQYQATTDQVYKRPLLVVPPFVNKYYIMDLSPERSYAQWLVNQGHTVFMISWVNPNAEMATIDFGDYVTEGIIPALDAIETETGEREVNGIGYCIGGTALTAAMAYLAGKRRKQRIKSATLLTTILDFGQPGELGVFINDPIISGIEAQNNLNGYMDGRQMAVSFSLLRENSLYWNYYVTNYLKGESPMAFDLLHWNCDNTNITAATHNQLLRQMYLENKLQQPGGVTIDGVKIDLGKVKSPSYFLSAIEDHIAVWEGTYRGTELLSGNNTFVLAESGHIAGPMNHANSNKYGFWTNSNHDQTAPQWLASADKHQGSWWSHWQAWIDERNFCEKIEARALTGELDAPGTYVKQRIQDVLAPKEEAQHDA from the coding sequence ATGGAAAATAAATCGCCCTTTCAAGACGCGGTCGACAATGCAATGCAATTTGGCCAAGCATGGATGGACAGCTTCGGCCAGCCGACTCAATCTCGATTAGTACAAACGCAAGCGGAAGATTGGGCACAATGGATGCGCTCATCCCTAGAACATCCAGCCAACCCGATTGAGCAACAAATGAACTGGTGGGGGCAACAAGTCAATCTCTTCAATGACTGCATCATGAATAGCCTGCCAACAGAAAAAGAAACAGACCGTCGATTCAAAGATCCAGCTTGGAACGAACAAGCCCTGTATAAATACATCAAAGAAAGCTACAAGCTGGCTTGCAACAATATTCAAACCTCCCTTGAAAACACGGAAGGACTTGACGATGAAACACGTCAACGCTTGTCCTTTTTTACTCGTCAGTATCTCAATGCCATGTCACCCAGTAACTTTGTGGCGACCAACCCAGAAATAATGAAGCTGACCATCGAAAGTAAAGGGCAAAATTTAATCAAAGGGCTTGAGCAATTTCAGCGCGACTTAGAGCAAAGTGCAGACACCTTAAACATTCGCATGACAGACAAAAATGCCTTCACTATCGGTGATAATATTGCCGCAACGCCGGGTAAAGTCGTGTTTAAAAACGATCTGTTTGAGCTAATTCAATATCAAGCAACTACGGATCAAGTCTATAAACGCCCTTTGTTAGTCGTGCCTCCTTTTGTGAACAAGTACTACATCATGGATCTCAGCCCCGAGCGTTCTTACGCACAATGGTTAGTTAACCAAGGGCATACCGTCTTCATGATATCTTGGGTGAATCCCAATGCAGAAATGGCAACAATCGATTTTGGAGATTACGTCACCGAAGGCATCATCCCGGCTTTAGATGCCATAGAGACTGAAACGGGAGAACGAGAAGTCAATGGCATCGGCTATTGCATTGGCGGAACGGCATTAACCGCAGCCATGGCTTATCTCGCCGGAAAGCGCCGTAAGCAAAGAATCAAATCTGCTACGTTACTCACCACCATCTTAGATTTTGGTCAACCCGGCGAACTCGGTGTCTTCATAAACGACCCAATCATCAGTGGCATCGAAGCGCAAAATAATCTCAATGGTTACATGGATGGCCGACAAATGGCCGTGTCGTTTAGCCTACTACGTGAAAACAGCTTGTATTGGAATTACTACGTCACCAATTACCTAAAAGGTGAGAGCCCGATGGCCTTCGACCTACTGCATTGGAATTGTGATAACACCAATATTACTGCCGCGACACACAACCAGCTGTTACGCCAAATGTACCTTGAAAATAAACTGCAACAACCCGGTGGCGTGACTATTGATGGCGTTAAGATCGATCTTGGTAAGGTAAAATCTCCGAGCTACTTTTTGTCTGCTATTGAAGACCATATTGCGGTATGGGAAGGCACCTATCGCGGTACAGAATTACTCAGTGGTAACAATACCTTTGTATTGGCAGAAAGTGGACACATCGCAGGGCCAATGAATCATGCCAATTCAAATAAATATGGGTTCTGGACCAATTCCAATCATGATCAAACCGCACCGCAATGGCTTGCGAGTGCCGATAAACATCAAGGTTCTTGGTGGTCACATTGGCAAGCTTGGATTGACGAACGTAACTTCTGCGAAAAAATCGAAGCTCGTGCGTTAACAGGTGAATTAGATGCGCCAGGCACCTATGTAAAACAACGTATTCAAGATGTTCTCGCACCAAAAGAGGAGGCGCAACATGACGCTTAA
- a CDS encoding MaoC family dehydratase has protein sequence MTLKVGQVATIEKCLDKNSVAQFATLAEDYNPVHLDEEFAATTPFERPIVHGMLASSLVSGILASKLPGSGSIYLGQTLKFVCPIFVGETITAKVEVTHIREDKPIATLATQIFNQAGELAVSGEATVRYPVVNNE, from the coding sequence ATGACGCTTAAAGTTGGCCAAGTCGCCACCATTGAAAAATGCCTAGACAAAAACTCGGTGGCTCAGTTTGCAACACTGGCTGAAGATTATAACCCCGTCCATTTGGACGAAGAATTTGCTGCTACCACTCCATTTGAACGTCCAATTGTTCATGGCATGCTAGCATCTAGTCTTGTTTCCGGAATACTCGCTTCAAAATTACCAGGATCCGGATCCATTTATCTAGGCCAAACGCTGAAATTTGTTTGCCCAATCTTCGTTGGCGAAACGATTACCGCTAAGGTAGAAGTAACGCATATCCGAGAAGACAAACCCATCGCAACGCTTGCAACCCAAATCTTCAATCAAGCGGGCGAACTCGCTGTAAGTGGTGAGGCGACCGTACGCTACCCTGTGGTTAACAACGAATAA
- a CDS encoding ABC transporter six-transmembrane domain-containing protein, with the protein MHQASAITLSSILSKHRYKVGVTWLMVILENVLLALLPLFIGYSIDSLLAGQHHDLIMLSVILTSLIVLSVLRRIYDTRAYGEIRVEIGMQAGSQLRNKPITTRNARLTMSREIVDFLEDDLPPLLTAIIQLFVAIIILSNFNHWLGLAAILTGVTMLLIYSGFHQSFIRLNAKLNTQVERKVNVLSYLPLSGLRIHLNKLKRREIHLSDTEAIVYGLIFLLLFGFVVINLLLTTQLLTPSSGALFSIVTYSLEFVEAAIMLPITLQTLSRLSEINQRLNVT; encoded by the coding sequence GTGCATCAGGCGTCTGCCATCACCCTTTCAAGCATCCTAAGCAAGCACCGCTATAAAGTGGGTGTGACTTGGTTAATGGTCATTCTAGAGAATGTACTACTGGCACTGTTACCGCTATTTATCGGTTATTCGATAGACAGCTTGCTAGCAGGCCAACACCACGACCTGATCATGCTGTCTGTCATATTGACCTCACTGATCGTCCTATCGGTACTACGCAGAATTTACGATACAAGGGCGTATGGTGAAATTAGAGTCGAAATTGGCATGCAGGCGGGCAGTCAACTCCGTAACAAACCCATTACCACCCGAAATGCACGCTTAACGATGTCACGCGAGATAGTCGACTTTCTTGAAGATGATCTGCCACCGTTACTCACTGCCATCATCCAATTGTTTGTGGCCATTATTATCTTGTCAAACTTCAACCATTGGTTGGGGCTCGCAGCGATTTTAACCGGTGTAACCATGCTGCTAATTTACAGCGGTTTTCACCAGTCGTTTATTCGCCTTAACGCCAAGTTGAACACCCAAGTAGAGCGCAAAGTCAACGTGTTGTCTTATTTGCCATTAAGTGGATTACGCATTCATTTAAATAAGCTTAAGCGCAGAGAAATTCATCTTTCAGATACGGAAGCGATCGTTTACGGGCTGATTTTTCTGCTGTTGTTTGGCTTTGTTGTCATCAATCTATTGCTGACTACTCAGCTTCTAACCCCCAGTTCCGGGGCGCTATTTTCAATCGTGACTTATTCTCTCGAATTCGTTGAAGCCGCCATCATGCTGCCTATTACTTTGCAAACCTTATCTCGCTTGAGCGAAATTAATCAGCGTTTAAACGTAACCTAA
- a CDS encoding efflux RND transporter periplasmic adaptor subunit, with protein sequence MKRKLPIFIGSVIFALAVVTVMVLEPEPTVPKEPQDTLPPVTVQTVQLSNFSPTLSMLGTTSARWISELKAQSSAKIVWLNEELEPGSLIKKGQTLAKLETTHLEAQVAQAHGLVKQAELQLRKEKHEQTVALKMLQGKNSSSYARKEPQIEAANATLTQAKTALLDAKKRLSEAHIRAPFDAIILARNISPAQYVDQGQALFKLASSKSLDVVVPVAEQQWQAISAALHTPSITVKDRQDKQWNASVRHLAPEVDQATRQRQVVLAIKQPFLSNPRLLPNQQVRVDVTLEDQENSLLISSSSITRDSQIWLVDDHDTLVKRSVNLLQRLDDDRVWVQLVTKSNIANMPNQKDVIQDTYQVVMYPLLSMLQGIEVTPVYEGDDE encoded by the coding sequence ATGAAACGAAAGCTGCCTATTTTCATTGGATCCGTTATTTTCGCACTGGCTGTTGTCACCGTAATGGTGCTCGAACCAGAGCCTACCGTACCCAAAGAACCGCAAGACACTTTGCCTCCTGTTACGGTACAAACGGTTCAACTCAGTAACTTTAGTCCAACACTTTCTATGCTTGGCACTACATCCGCACGTTGGATCAGTGAGTTAAAAGCTCAAAGCAGTGCCAAAATCGTGTGGCTTAATGAAGAACTAGAACCTGGAAGCCTGATTAAAAAAGGGCAAACTCTAGCCAAACTAGAAACAACCCATCTTGAAGCGCAAGTAGCGCAAGCACATGGCTTGGTGAAACAGGCCGAGTTACAATTGCGCAAAGAAAAGCACGAGCAAACCGTCGCCCTCAAAATGCTGCAAGGAAAAAACAGCTCTAGCTATGCTCGAAAAGAACCACAAATTGAAGCGGCTAACGCCACGCTAACCCAAGCTAAAACCGCTTTGCTAGATGCGAAAAAACGCCTATCAGAAGCACATATACGCGCGCCATTTGACGCCATCATACTGGCTCGGAATATCAGCCCTGCGCAATATGTCGATCAAGGCCAAGCACTATTCAAGTTGGCTTCCAGTAAAAGTTTGGATGTGGTGGTGCCCGTTGCAGAACAACAATGGCAAGCCATCAGTGCGGCGTTACACACTCCGTCCATCACTGTGAAAGATCGCCAAGATAAACAATGGAATGCTAGCGTGCGTCATTTGGCTCCAGAAGTGGATCAAGCGACAAGGCAAAGACAAGTCGTTCTGGCCATCAAGCAACCGTTTTTAAGTAACCCTCGCCTGTTGCCAAACCAACAAGTGCGTGTCGATGTGACGCTAGAAGATCAGGAAAACAGCCTATTAATTTCATCAAGCAGTATCACTCGCGACAGTCAAATATGGCTGGTTGATGATCACGACACCTTAGTCAAACGCAGCGTGAATTTACTGCAAAGACTCGATGACGACCGTGTTTGGGTGCAGTTAGTGACTAAATCCAACATAGCCAACATGCCAAACCAAAAAGACGTCATCCAAGATACCTATCAAGTGGTGATGTACCCACTACTTTCCATGTTACAGGGCATTGAAGTCACCCCTGTCTATGAAGGAGATGATGAATGA
- a CDS encoding efflux RND transporter permease subunit, which produces MSWLTKWFIDNPVGANLLMIAILAAGVLSVGSLRVESFPQVAPSSLVIQVAYPGATAKQIDQSITQRVEESISGVAGIKQVVSSSSDGLASIRVKKTSATNLDRLIEDIRNQVSAIANFPVKAERPQVVREEFTNLAAFVIISGQRSDEELQPIARQVSLALKKHPKIAKVSNWGARQPLLIIEPDITKLEGLGFNLEQLAQKIEQRSLEGTSGLLKGSQGRITIRGDGFADNILKLKALEIVSTKGGSIHLGDIATISRSYESNESIVRNNGETAIALLVSTGQQDNLLQVSEAITETLAEQQSRLPADIQLSVMADMAPYISDQLNRLGENAWQGLIIVLILLGIFLEVRLAFWVALGIPISLFGTLAAMNVFNFSINDITLFGFILVLGILVDDAVVVGESIHGERTKGHTPKKAAWLGVKSVSVATVFGVLTTIAAFSPMLWINNEFAKVLAGFSAVVIMALSFSLIESKFILPSHLASSTGKTWGWFASIQSWFQSGLTWFIETLYTPVVRHAIRNKIATLLSFVAFIVLAYGLWAKGMIGSAIFPEIPGRYITAKIDLEDGAPLPLQAKALLQSEQAALSVNTAIQKEYQLNQPPLTNLLSWSDGYGQIEISAELTTEALSRLPANALVAQWRELTAEVEGAYSVRFSSAESPAGGSALTISSSDRELAILVTESLSDELASFPGVDDLYHDGKDGQPQIRLTLNQFGRQLGITKGQLANLAGDTFGQREIHRILEQGQETKLIVRLPEKQKRTPEQLMNTPVFVAEGKTVLLGDVADIQFTRQPDVIYRRDREQVINLSWSQNRTEQSPEATLQQLEPVLAQLKVQYPNVTIKPAGEFEEIGEVQNGFKQAMLFTVLLIYILLAVPLKSYWQPLIIMAVIPFGFAGAIFGHGLMGLPVSLLSLFGMMAMTGIVINDSLVLITRFNDFYRSGIPLEEALIRSATSRFRAIFLTTVTTVCGLLPLLSESAEQAQYLKPAVVSLVFGELFATTITLILIPVLLGSTSKKQHQEQSAEKSLA; this is translated from the coding sequence ATGAGCTGGTTAACCAAATGGTTCATTGACAACCCTGTTGGTGCGAACCTACTCATGATCGCCATTCTCGCGGCCGGTGTTTTGTCGGTAGGGAGTTTAAGGGTTGAGTCCTTCCCACAAGTGGCGCCTTCCAGTTTGGTTATTCAAGTCGCCTATCCGGGAGCAACAGCAAAACAGATCGATCAAAGCATTACCCAACGTGTTGAAGAGTCGATAAGTGGCGTTGCTGGAATTAAACAAGTCGTGAGCAGTTCAAGCGATGGATTGGCATCCATTCGTGTCAAAAAAACCTCCGCCACCAATCTTGATCGGCTAATCGAAGATATACGCAATCAAGTCAGTGCTATTGCCAACTTTCCAGTCAAGGCGGAACGTCCTCAGGTCGTTCGTGAAGAGTTCACTAACTTGGCGGCTTTTGTCATCATCTCTGGCCAACGTTCCGATGAAGAGCTGCAACCAATCGCACGCCAAGTGTCGTTGGCACTAAAAAAACACCCCAAAATCGCCAAAGTCAGCAATTGGGGAGCAAGACAACCACTACTTATCATTGAACCAGACATCACTAAGCTTGAGGGCCTAGGGTTTAATCTTGAGCAACTGGCACAAAAAATTGAGCAACGCTCGTTAGAGGGCACAAGTGGGCTGCTCAAAGGTAGCCAAGGCCGTATCACTATTCGTGGTGATGGCTTTGCGGATAACATTCTAAAACTTAAAGCGTTAGAAATCGTATCTACCAAAGGTGGCTCTATACATTTAGGCGACATCGCCACCATTTCTCGCAGCTATGAAAGTAATGAATCCATAGTGCGAAACAACGGGGAAACAGCCATTGCCTTGTTAGTCAGCACTGGCCAGCAAGACAATTTATTGCAAGTCAGTGAGGCGATTACCGAAACACTCGCAGAGCAGCAATCTAGATTACCGGCAGACATTCAACTATCCGTGATGGCAGACATGGCGCCTTACATCAGCGATCAACTCAATCGGTTAGGCGAAAATGCATGGCAAGGCTTGATCATCGTCTTGATCTTATTAGGGATCTTCTTAGAAGTCAGATTGGCTTTCTGGGTGGCGCTGGGGATCCCCATTTCACTGTTTGGTACGTTGGCCGCGATGAATGTGTTTAACTTCAGTATCAACGATATCACTCTATTTGGTTTTATCTTGGTGCTGGGTATCTTAGTCGACGATGCGGTTGTTGTTGGCGAGAGCATTCACGGTGAACGAACCAAAGGACACACACCTAAAAAAGCCGCGTGGCTAGGGGTAAAATCCGTATCCGTTGCCACGGTGTTTGGTGTTTTAACCACCATCGCAGCCTTCTCGCCTATGCTGTGGATCAATAATGAGTTTGCTAAGGTTTTAGCTGGGTTTTCTGCCGTTGTTATCATGGCTTTAAGCTTTTCTTTAATCGAAAGCAAGTTCATATTGCCTTCACATTTAGCCAGTTCCACAGGCAAAACATGGGGCTGGTTTGCCTCTATACAATCATGGTTTCAATCCGGGTTGACCTGGTTTATTGAAACCCTATATACCCCAGTGGTACGTCACGCTATTCGCAATAAAATAGCGACCTTGTTGAGTTTTGTTGCCTTCATTGTTTTGGCGTATGGCTTGTGGGCTAAAGGCATGATTGGCAGCGCTATATTTCCCGAGATCCCAGGGCGTTACATAACAGCGAAAATTGATCTAGAAGATGGCGCACCATTGCCTCTACAAGCAAAAGCACTGCTTCAGTCCGAACAAGCGGCTTTAAGCGTAAATACGGCCATTCAAAAAGAATACCAACTCAATCAACCACCCCTGACCAATCTTCTTAGCTGGTCAGATGGTTATGGCCAAATTGAAATATCGGCAGAGCTCACCACGGAAGCACTAAGCCGATTACCAGCCAATGCGTTGGTTGCCCAATGGCGAGAACTCACTGCGGAAGTGGAAGGGGCGTATTCTGTTCGCTTCTCTTCAGCTGAATCTCCAGCAGGAGGAAGTGCGCTGACCATTTCGTCATCCGATCGAGAGCTCGCTATTCTTGTCACAGAAAGCCTTTCTGATGAACTGGCTTCGTTTCCTGGGGTAGACGATTTGTATCATGATGGTAAGGATGGTCAACCGCAGATTCGACTAACCCTCAATCAATTCGGTCGCCAGTTAGGCATAACCAAAGGCCAATTAGCCAACCTCGCTGGGGATACGTTTGGGCAACGAGAAATACACCGAATTCTTGAGCAAGGCCAGGAGACCAAGCTGATTGTCCGTTTACCCGAAAAACAAAAGCGTACACCAGAACAATTGATGAATACCCCTGTATTTGTTGCTGAAGGAAAAACCGTATTACTTGGCGATGTTGCAGACATTCAATTTACCCGTCAACCAGACGTGATATACCGACGAGACAGAGAGCAAGTGATCAACCTCTCTTGGAGTCAAAACCGAACGGAGCAATCACCTGAAGCAACGTTACAGCAACTTGAACCGGTTCTTGCTCAATTAAAAGTGCAATACCCGAATGTCACCATTAAGCCAGCAGGAGAGTTTGAAGAGATAGGCGAAGTCCAAAATGGTTTCAAACAGGCCATGTTATTTACTGTATTGTTGATTTACATCCTGCTAGCCGTACCACTGAAATCCTACTGGCAGCCGCTTATCATTATGGCGGTGATCCCCTTTGGTTTTGCTGGCGCTATCTTTGGTCACGGACTCATGGGGCTGCCTGTTAGCCTACTTTCATTGTTTGGCATGATGGCCATGACCGGTATTGTGATTAATGACTCCTTAGTCTTGATCACCCGATTTAATGATTTTTATCGTTCGGGTATACCTCTTGAAGAAGCTTTGATTCGTTCGGCCACCAGCCGATTTAGGGCCATTTTTCTGACAACGGTAACCACTGTCTGTGGCCTATTACCCTTGTTAAGTGAATCTGCAGAACAAGCGCAATATCTCAAACCCGCGGTGGTGTCTTTGGTATTTGGTGAGTTGTTCGCCACAACGATTACGCTAATATTAATACCTGTGTTACTTGGCAGTACATCGAAAAAGCAGCATCAAGAGCAAAGCGCAGAAAAATCACTGGCTTAA
- a CDS encoding helix-turn-helix domain-containing protein, whose protein sequence is MMSEFTSKPYSLVPEASLIETLPEHQRKRFVKALDLMHEDIGEAISWEEIATRSAISPFHFHRQFTQLFHETPGHYLGRIRLQHAVSMLFENQELSVTDIAQYCGFSSSQALAKALKRDLSMTAKAIRKLGNDGSADDIADLFDKLAHKDGNDESIENQLAENMPCRVTHFPQRAIKTRVLPDVDFETLCEKLGAKMLDLVFVTPIKDLDKSWSDDNHQAGAWVAPSQADPEHDIHIKAGHFICAEVYVTSDIGYVAALDGIYYYAEKYGLEINPDGQCLEQLKDIEWTSTGGVVMSMQVSILS, encoded by the coding sequence ATGATGTCCGAATTCACATCAAAGCCTTACAGCCTAGTACCAGAAGCAAGCCTCATTGAGACCCTTCCAGAGCATCAACGAAAAAGGTTTGTGAAGGCGTTGGATCTGATGCATGAAGATATTGGAGAAGCGATCAGTTGGGAGGAAATAGCCACGCGCAGTGCGATTTCCCCCTTCCATTTCCATCGCCAATTTACACAGCTTTTTCATGAAACGCCGGGGCATTATTTAGGCCGGATTCGGCTGCAACACGCGGTGTCCATGTTGTTTGAAAATCAAGAACTCAGTGTGACGGACATTGCTCAGTATTGTGGTTTTTCTTCCTCTCAAGCCTTAGCAAAAGCCCTTAAGCGCGATTTAAGTATGACGGCTAAAGCCATTCGTAAGCTTGGTAACGACGGGAGCGCAGATGATATAGCGGACTTATTTGATAAACTCGCTCACAAAGACGGTAATGACGAGTCAATAGAGAATCAGTTGGCCGAAAACATGCCTTGCCGAGTGACGCATTTCCCACAACGAGCGATCAAAACTCGCGTATTACCCGACGTCGATTTCGAGACACTATGTGAAAAACTTGGTGCGAAAATGCTCGATCTGGTGTTTGTTACTCCAATTAAAGATCTCGATAAATCTTGGAGCGACGACAATCATCAAGCGGGAGCGTGGGTTGCACCGAGCCAAGCCGATCCAGAGCATGATATTCATATCAAAGCAGGGCACTTTATTTGTGCAGAGGTCTACGTCACCTCTGACATCGGCTACGTCGCGGCTTTGGATGGCATATATTACTACGCCGAGAAATACGGCTTAGAAATTAACCCTGATGGTCAGTGCCTTGAGCAATTGAAAGACATTGAATGGACATCAACCGGTGGGGTCGTGATGTCAATGCAGGTATCCATTTTAAGTTAA